ccggccttttcggaacgagttccatgacaaacatcccccggacgaacgctccctaaggggctcgaaccttcgacctcccgatcccgaggccaCAGTTTTCCACAGCATTATATTTGACAACTGTACGATTTAAATATGCAGTTTTGGAAACAATATTAAATCAGTTGTGAATATCACATCAGTATTGGTCCTCAGCCTTCGGCGTAGGAGTTAGTAGATCTTATGCTTAGACCTAATAACATTTCATTAAGTGACTATATTGAATACGTCGTAATACTGTACTAACTGCCTAAGTTAATACGAGGGTGTTGTCGGCAATATTTTCCATCTCggttaatatattatattaaacatcAGATTCGTTATTGGATTAGTTAATCAGCTGGGTTGAAAGCCATATAACTAGGCTCAAACCAATCTTTGAAGTAAAAGACATTCTCTGTTTCACTCCGGCTGTCAACGAGTTTCACCCAGTCTTACAATCATTGTTATATTCCGAACTCAGGGGAAGTAAGATGTAGCGGGAAAGCTTTTAGTCGCTTTCCATTTGTCCCCCCTTCATTacgttatttaaaaaaagtatgtttACTCTGCATGCCAACGCTCACTACAGTCAAGAGACGTCACGTGCTGACACGATATACTTGATATCGGGTTCGTACTTGCATATCAGATTGGTAATCGTCTAGTATGGATATTAACAAATAAGAATGTAAAAGGTAGCCGTGAAGATAGAAGCGTTGCATGTTTTCTTGGGATGTCTCGAAATCGAGTCATGTATCAGTTTTCATgaacatgaaaattaaaacgtAGATGGGGTGTTGATGACAATTTATAGCCATTTTTTTTGGTTAGACAAGCTGTTCCACCTTGTCATTCGTGGCAAATTATtatcgattgtgaagcaagttctacaagtTATGTAAGTTATCTATGTGTAATTACTGACGACACCTCATTCCCGACTGAATCCTAGCAAGGGAGCTACTGTCACCATTTTTCAAGTCTGGTATGACTCGGTCGGGGATCCAACCCACGACCTCAAGCacccgaagcggacgctctaccacaaggctaTCGGTGCCTTCCATCAGTCtgattatattttttcaaagaactatcttagttcctcCAAAACATGAATAGTGACATTTTACCTGAATAATTTTGCGTGAATGATATGAGCCTCTGTTTAcctcgttggcatggcgggaaaAACCCgtttcatgaaactttttttttaatacccATCATGTCAAAATGaatgataaaatactttaaacagcACTAAAGAGGTTCAATTTCGACAGGAATCATTTCTTGGGTTTCTTTAATTAGAACAGACTGAAAATAACTTATTCTTAGGAATACAAGGGGAGATTTTTTCCTAGAACTATGCGTAATAGCAGATGAATTACTTGGTATGTAAAATGAAATCAACCTAAATCCTAGTAAGGAATATGTGAACAAAACATTAATAgttcatttatacattttattacttataatATACAAAATTACCAAATACACAAGACTTACAAAATACCTTGTACAAAGACGTGATTTGTCTTgcaaaaaggttaacattgtatatatgagccgtgccatgagaaaaccaacatagtgggtgtgcgaccagcatggatccagaccagcctgcgcatccgcgcagtctggtcaggatccatgctgttcgcttaacagcctattgaaattggagaaactgttagcgaacagcatggagcctgaccagactgcgcggatgcgcaggctggtctggatccatgctggtcgcaaacccactatgttggttttctcatggcacggctcatatattaaaaGCCCAGGTGATAAATGTTACACATCGCGTGAACCTAAACTCAAatacatttatcacaaaatcagTAACAACACAAATATTTCCCGTTTCCATCAGGGAACTGTGTTACAGATTTTGAAACAATGATTTGTCTCAATTTTATGATCTTTTAACGTGGCTATTACAGGATATTACCCACTTTTACTAAACATTTAAGGACAAAAACTAATTGGCAGACAGATATAAAAATTCTGTGACACCGTTTCCTCAAACTGAGAATACTGAATAAAAAGAAGCAAATTTTTAGGGTAATGGGGACACCTCTATCTGTAAACATCGTTCAAATGTTATTTAtaggtaatacatgtacatgttattCACTTTGGTGACCTATATTCGTTTATAATCTTAATCGATATCACTACATAAGCGtcgttttatttgtttaatagtTTCAAAAATGTAAAGGTTTATACACATATTTAATAAAGTAAAATCTATACAACCctttgaaatatttcagaaaGTTTTACTGGATGCATGTACTAAGGGAAATACTGACACTCAGAGTTATATCATcacattaaaattgaaaaacaaaacaacagaatttgAGCTTAAGATTTCCAAAACATGATATTCTTTTAAGAAACATTTGTATTACATGTCTGTGCATAGCTCGAACCTTGCACAACTTAAGACATGAACAAAGTATATATTAAGTTTACACAATCAACGAAAAAATGACTGAATATAGCCTGTACATTAGCTAGAAGCATGAATGATATTTATAAATACTGTGTAAAAGACCATTTTTAGAATCAAtgtcaataaaaaatattttgagaacaCATACTTTACAGATTGTGTCGTCATGTTCATAATAATCTATAAAACAGATAAGTACACGATGATTACACAGATATAATCAGGCaacttaaagtaaaaaaaaaactaagggtacatatgtaaagaaaaataactCGGGTAATATTTTAGAATCACATGGTTTTAAATCTCagtttatataataaattaatacaaTGATATCTGTTAAAATTTAGCTTGACCTAGGCTCGATCACACTTTATAGCTACTGTATTCATACTTTGGTTATCTTAATTTATATAGGGTAAGATATAGCCCAAAATGTCAACAAGTCACTTATAATTATTCCTGTTACTACAATGTCGAAATTTAAATACCACAAATTATAGctacattttcatgaaataaaagtatataaaatattataatatttgcaAAGGGGTCAGATTAAGCAATACGAATAAAACATTTTCGTACTGAACAATTTCCATTTAAAGTTTCTGACTTGACTACGGACTAGTTCACACTTAGTCATACTCGAGTCCGCTTCCTCCAATGAAGTATGGTACTGATTTTGTCGAGTCAGAACTTTTCATTGAAAGGGATAACACAGCATTTCTTTTCAAAGTTGATTATACAACTTGCTAAAACTGAAAAACTATAACACAGTTTATTTTTTTCCAACCACACGTCCTTCTCTGCGTTGTATCGATATTGTGGAATCCGTGCTGTTTTTGAATCGGCACacaataccccacccaccacatagATCCTGTCTTGTTTAACAAACATTCCGAATTGCTTTCTGTGAATCGGTTGTTGTGTACAAAGTCGAGAATAACCTGTGTTTGGGTTGAATCGAATCATATGTCCTTGGTCCGTTGCAATGTAAATTCGATCATTTAAGATTACTGCTTGACCGCCATCGAACGCAACTGGTAAATCAGCCAGGCGCTCGATCACGTGACTGTCGATGTCGTAGCATTGTGTCGTTGCTATGGGACCAGCAGGAGTTCGGCCGCCAAAAATATAGATCTTATTTTGATACACCTTACAGACCGCTGATGTAACCTGTGAAACCAAGGACGCCCGTTCAGTCcacttgtttgtttttaaacaatattctTCTATGCAAGACAACTCCGACCCTCCGAGGGCGTATATTGAATTAGGTCCCGCAGTGACCATCATATGGTGCGACCTGCCGTGTAGAAGTTTGGCACACTTGTCCCACCGTCCTAGAATGATGTCATATTTCATCACTAAATGAGCATTCTTTCCCTCTCCCCCGCTTACCATGATGAACGGCGTCCCTTTAATTTCAAAGCTACAACACGCGAACCCTTCCCCAAAATTTCGCAGTTTGTCCACCTCATGATAATAGACGTTCCGTTTTTGGGAAGTGTCTATCACCATCACCTTAACTTTACGTTTGTCTTTGTTCCCACTAACGACCGTATCTGTAAACACTATATAATACTGGGGAGGATCCGAATCATCGGGGTTTGACACTACACTTTGTGACCGCTTGTACCCTGTCGCAGATTCacttttgatttcattttgacACTCGCAACCTTCAAAACAAGCTATAATGTCTGTCTGATTACCCAAACGGCAATATTTTATACAGTGTTCTCGAAGTTGTTTCAGATGCAGTAATGACGCCACGTGATAGAAATGATGAATATTTCCCATTGTTAACTGGGCATGCGCGAGACTACCGGAAGATAGATATTCAGCAATGCCAGTCTTGTCATCCGGAGAAACACTTTGCACGTAGGCAAGGACGTCACATACGTTAGTTTCCTGACGAAATTCTCCGGGTGGTTCTTCATCTACACTAAGAATCGTACTAGAAATTTGTTTCAACAATTTACATCTGGATGAGTTCTGGTCCTCGTTCTCTTCCAGGTAACACAAGCTTTCGTCAAACATATCCGGGTCTGTAGGCTGTGACGCCATTTCAACAGTTTCCGGAAAGTTATAATATCCGCTGGTTTCATTGTTGTCGTTTTCCACTGGTTCAACAGATGTTTGTGTCTCTGCAACCATATCTAACACGAGCGCATCACTTTTCGAGCTTTCAATCGATGCAGATCGACTAAACGACTGCAGATCTAAAGATGTAGATCGACTGAAAGACTGCATGTCGACAGACGTTGACCGACTGACCGATTCAATACTGTCCATATAACGCCAACTGCTACTGAGTTCATCCACCGATTTCAAacgttttgttataaattcacgTCTCGCATCTTCCCCTGAAGACGACAATCTTCGTTTGCTTTCTGGCGCTTCCATCGTGTAATTGAAGTTATGTTACTCCAGCCGTAAACTCTCCTTAAACTATAACGAAGAAAggtatatgatatgatatgaaatGTAATTCAAAAGAATTATAAGCCCTAATGCACACTTTTGTATTTTCTTCACGGTTCAGACAGACCGGGAGATATCTTGTTTATGAGAAGAGATGACGGAAGATTGTCAATATATTTCAGTCCAGGTTAAAcgcttatttcaaaatatctaacaAAACTTGTACTTTTTTCCATCGCGTCGTGAATTTTATGTCTATATTACGTATGTTATGATATTTTAAGATCTTAGGCTATTGAAAATGATATGAGATTAATATAGATAGCAGGCtattgttaaaatgattttgaaatgaacattatgataacaacagtaaaaaataaatacgCAGATATCCGATCGTTATGATCGTCATTTAATATCTCCCCTTCTTCTTACCTACAGTCgttgaatatttattaaaacgAGCAAAAAAGATCGATGCTAAGAGTTAAGTAATCTGAATATCATTTACAAAACCcgatttaaattaaaatcaaaataatccTTCACAAATCATCAAAAGACCGAGAACTCTTTAGTAAGAGATTGTATCTTATTAAagctaaatttattttaaaagatactTACTACTTAGATGTACGTACGTTGCAGTATCCAATTATTTCACAAATATGTAAGGTTTATTTACACCCCAATCTATATATATCTAGTACGTGATTTATTTTTGTACTTATGACCCATAACGTAAAGtggaaaaactttgtaaacattcCGAACCCGGTCAcgtaaaatttttgaaatattcaatgatGTATAGTTCCCGAAATAAGTTGTTGATAATAAGCACAGAGGTATATTATCTTAACTGATGTATAacttctactttttttttttaatgtcacgGAAACAAATACTTACAATTAGGCAGATGCAGGAACAGCATTTCTTCAGTAAAGTCcatgtcatcattttttttttttgcgtgaCGTCGACACTTATTTCAGCGGTATAGTTTAAGGATAAATCGGTTATCAGTAAGTAAAACTAATAGCAGTCATCACTGATCggtgaaattttgattttttccaaACTTGATTagttgctagtattttattgttattaagtATACCGCACCTTGGTTACATTATTTGTgcaataaatgtataattttatgtaCTTACGGTTGATGACCCGGTTATTGGACGAGCGAACATTTTGTAAACTTATTGTTTTTTATCCCTACAGGGATATTTGAGTGTAAATCTATCACTTAACCGATTAACTTCATATCAAGTAGTATAAAGTGTATTACAAAGAAACAGCAACTTCTAATCATTCAAACATTTCTAGTTTCAATGCAGTAAATAATGTCAGaaaactacggaatcctgttcgtgccacttaaattgtcgcctcgccaacacgcgacaacgcgataattatcgcgttgtcgccttgtccgaaaacatacttacatgcgacatttaacaatcctcgcgaggttaagagggcgacaattatcgtcttaattgtcgcttgtcttttttaaacctcgcatcgtgaaattgaaatccaatatacatagttgcgagaattagtaaaatctcgcattgtcgcattgtcgctttgtcgcccggtgatagggattatttcttactACAGCACCGTTGGTGAAATTTTCTGCCACACCGTTGACAAAGGGAAactacggaatccggttagtgtcccattgaatgccgacgaaatattgactaaaaacgagtatgaaaacaattttctacacGCCGTCGGAaaaatttgctgaactttgaaatttttgcttaaaatattgccgtacaaaaaaggggaaaaaggctttcttttgaaatatttatttggggTAATAACattcaaaaaaaactttttgttaaaaaaaattgacaCTATCGAAAGTCTTTGTCaaaaaacatttatcttttcCCTTCGTCTGTACGTAATTGGATATCAGTGTTTTTCCGTCTTTTCCGACGGAAAAGCCCGTGTTTTTCAATAACCTTTTAAAACCTGCTGGCCCAAGATTGTTCTGCCTTTCGATCAGTGTGATCATGtccctgcatatccgtgcagtttgGTCATGATCTCAcgttcgccattcagtaagtacTTTTTggaagcaccctttttaacatttggtactgtccaaattaaaggatggacaattttcatttaaaaattttagcaGGTAAGTTtactcaaaaatttcaaaatgtccagacaaaagattttcatgaaataacttttaaaaattaatgtaaatattgtctaaacagcatgtaattttattttttgcaaaccGGTTTGTCTGGACAGTCAAACTTACCTTTTTTTCGTGAAAATAGATActctcaaaattttaaatttggggggTTTGGCCGTAAAGGGGAGTATATTTCAAAACTGCCGtcctattttaataaaaatgataccTTTAAAGAAAAGGGGGCAACCCCGTCCCCTAAAAAAACGGGcccaaatttggttaaaacccgggtgggctaggggtcaaggtctaTTTTTAAAAGTTCGgtaattttcccaaaaattgattttttaagcATAAAGGAGGCCTATCTTCCTGACCCAAACGACCCACTgggcaattctcacggctcccggTTGGCCCACTTTTCTTTGCCACACCCCCCCCAAAAACAATTTTGGTCATTTACTGAAACCTGTCCGACTTGATGATTATAGGGACTTGTAAGTAGTTTAAAGTAAAGCTTAGATACTCCAACATTTTCCCATAAGGTTATGATACCCGGGTTTAAAGAGTCCAAACACGGTTTAAAAATCTAATAGTGTCATTAAACAAACCTATTTCCATGTCACCTCCCCTGACACAT
This is a stretch of genomic DNA from Mercenaria mercenaria strain notata chromosome 4, MADL_Memer_1, whole genome shotgun sequence. It encodes these proteins:
- the LOC128556178 gene encoding kelch-like protein 10; the protein is MEAPESKRRLSSSGEDARREFITKRLKSVDELSSSWRYMDSIESVSRSTSVDMQSFSRSTSLDLQSFSRSASIESSKSDALVLDMVAETQTSVEPVENDNNETSGYYNFPETVEMASQPTDPDMFDESLCYLEENEDQNSSRCKLLKQISSTILSVDEEPPGEFRQETNVCDVLAYVQSVSPDDKTGIAEYLSSGSLAHAQLTMGNIHHFYHVASLLHLKQLREHCIKYCRLGNQTDIIACFEGCECQNEIKSESATGYKRSQSVVSNPDDSDPPQYYIVFTDTVVSGNKDKRKVKVMVIDTSQKRNVYYHEVDKLRNFGEGFACCSFEIKGTPFIMVSGGEGKNAHLVMKYDIILGRWDKCAKLLHGRSHHMMVTAGPNSIYALGGSELSCIEEYCLKTNKWTERASLVSQVTSAVCKVYQNKIYIFGGRTPAGPIATTQCYDIDSHVIERLADLPVAFDGGQAVILNDRIYIATDQGHMIRFNPNTGYSRLCTQQPIHRKQFGMFVKQDRIYVVGGVLCADSKTARIPQYRYNAEKDVWLEKNKLCYSFSVLASCIINFEKKCCVIPFNEKF